In a genomic window of Helianthus annuus cultivar XRQ/B chromosome 10, HanXRQr2.0-SUNRISE, whole genome shotgun sequence:
- the LOC110880606 gene encoding uncharacterized protein LOC110880606, with protein MYLIKKLGAIRCKIKDWRDRMIKKEGEAFSLTKEEVEALEEILESRDLSEEEEWVLMENRKVLADIELAKSMDLKQRSRIRWAKEGDENSKFFHSQINWRKASNVIHGLNIGGSWVSKPSLVKKEVFSFFRSRFEEECMGRPSLVCPNLKKISRSEASWLESSFSREEIKNAVFDCGDDRAPGPDG; from the coding sequence ATGTACTTGATCAAAAAACTTGGGGCTATCCGATGCAAAATTAAAGATTGGCGTGATAGGATGATCAAAAAAGAAGGGGAGGCTTTTAGTCTCACTAAAGAAGAAGTGGAGGCATTAGAAGAGATTTTAGAGTCGAGGGACTTGTCTGAGGAGGAGGAATGGGTCCTTATGGAGAATAGAAAAGTCCTTGCGGATATAGAGCTTGCTAAAAGTATGGACTTGAAACAGAGATCTCGTATTAGGTGGGCCAAGGAGGGCGATGAGAACTCCAAGTTCTTCCACTCCCAGATTAATTGGAGGAAGGCTAGTAACGTCATTCATGGGTTAAACATTGGTGGTTCTTGGGTATCTAAACCCTCGCTGGTTAAAAAGGAGGTGTTCTCTTTCTTCAGGTCGAGATTCGAGGAGGAGTGTATGGGTCGGCCTAGTCTCGTTTGCCCCAACCTGAAGAAAATCTCGAGGTCTGAGGCGTCGTGGTTGGAATCTTCTTTCTCGAGGGAGGAAATAAAGAATGCAGTGTTTGATTGTGGTGATGATCGGGCTCCTGGGCCGGATGGGTAA